A stretch of DNA from Methanolinea mesophila:
GAAAAACAGGACGATAGCCTATCACCCGATCGGGATCATCCGTTCTGACCACACGGAACACGAAAACACTCCAGTTCAGGGAATTTTTACCCCTTCTCCCGGACTGGTAGAAGTATTCCCGGAATTTTCAGAGGGATTGAAGGATATCGATCAATTTACCCACCTCTACCTGCTCTATCATTTCGACCGGGCCACCGGCACTGCCCTTATCAGAAAACCGTTCCTTGACGACGGTGAGGAACGGGGGATCTTTGCCATTCGGCATTTCAACAGGCCGAACCCGATCGGGCTTTCCATTGTCGGGCTCACCCGCGTAAGTGGAAATGTCCTTGAGGTTACCGGGGTTGACATCCTGGACGGAACCCCCCTTCTGGATATCAAACCCTATATCCGCCAGTTCGATGCCCGGGAAGGTGTGAAAAGCGGCTGGGTGGATGAACAGGACCTCGCTGATATCGGGGGGATGAACAGCACACCGAAACGTCTCAGGGAACGGGAAAACAGGCAGATGTAATGTATCAGGGTCCGCATGAGAGGTGCCCTGGAGAGTTCAGGATACATTAAATGTTAAGGATTAGGCCTCGTTAAGAGAGAACTCCTCTGTAACCTGACATTTTCGCCCCCAGAATCTGATGTTAGAGAAGGTGGGATAGCCCGCGAAAGGCATGGGCATCACGGCATTGACGTATCATTGCTACAATTATACTATAAAATATTTTTGGTGAAATAGCTCCTCGCGCACAGGTCTCCCTCTGCGAGTCTCTTAGTAGTATGATTATTACCTCACCTCTCAGAGTAAAATCAATTAGTTTATATAGTACTGTTCATACTGTCCAGCATTTATTCAATATGTTCCCGGATTTCCGGCTGAATAAAAATGCCTGAAATAGAAAACCGGGAATGTAAAATCGATAAACTGCATTCATTGGAATCCGGATTCCGAGGTGCCCTGATGAGCGTGAGAAGATCCAAACATGAAAAGAATTATCATACGGTTTATCTTGCCGTTGTGCTGGTATTGTGCATCTTTCTGTTGGTAAGCCCTGTTCTTGGCGCAGCCCGCGGGGAAGGATCACCAGCTGCCGAGG
This window harbors:
- the tsaA gene encoding tRNA (N6-threonylcarbamoyladenosine(37)-N6)-methyltransferase TrmO is translated as MESYEEYREIWKNRTIAYHPIGIIRSDHTEHENTPVQGIFTPSPGLVEVFPEFSEGLKDIDQFTHLYLLYHFDRATGTALIRKPFLDDGEERGIFAIRHFNRPNPIGLSIVGLTRVSGNVLEVTGVDILDGTPLLDIKPYIRQFDAREGVKSGWVDEQDLADIGGMNSTPKRLRERENRQM